The nucleotide sequence GTTCATTCACTTTTATGGGTATTTCTCCCTTGCAACCTCCAATTAACAAAAAACCTACTCATAATCTATACTACTTACTGGGTAATAGATTACAGATTACCCAATAAGGATAATAGAttagagattttttatttatagctCTAGAAACTGGGCCTTAAGCTTATAGTTCTCCCAACTCTACCACCAGTGGCTGGATATCCTGCCTAGTAACCCAATTCCCTGAAATTTGGGTGCCCCAGTCCTATACCTTTCAATGATAAAAATGGGATTTGCCCAGGATGGTGGAGGAGTGGGGGACCCcctttcaaccagtcccctgaatttATGTAGAAATCTACCAAGCCACTCTGAAAAATCCACAAAATCAGTCTGAGGTGTAAGATTGTATACccctggatctctatgggggcagaggaTCATCAGTCAAGAGGTACAACATAGGGAGTTGTGATTGCACAATAGATATCTGagaataaacagaagggggaaggagccaccagaagctagcgATTGGAAAGTAACAGCGTCCTGCGCCTGAGGACCAGCAATAGCTTGGAGATGAGAGGCAGTGGGATGGGAAGGGACTATTAACAGTACTCAAACAGAACACAGGGGCTTAAGGGGTAAATGCTGAAACTGGGTGTCCACAGATGGACCTGAGCCTGCGGTCCTGGGACCAGTCACAGCAGCCACCAGCTTCTGAGAGGACCTAGAGCAAACTTGAGCCTGTGGTCCTGGGGTTGGTGGTGGTCGCTGCCTCTGCCAATGGCCATTCCTGAAAGGACCTGGCTTGGACTTGTGTCTACAGGCACAGGAATAGCAGCCACAGTGATGGGGCTTGCCCCGACTGGGATTGCCTGTGGTTTTGATGGCACAGGCATGCAGAGACATGTAGAGTCCAGGGTCCAGAGCTGAGAGGATTGCTGGGGGCATGTACCACCTGTGGGAGGCAGTGTTTTTCAGTGGTACTTACAGAAGGGGAGACCTGTGTGTTCAGGAGGattcagagaggagcagactgtggcttctctctaaggtggaggtctgggtgcagacaGTTTACTCTGCTCTGACCCTCCAAAAAGGCTCAAAAATCTGCCAGAGATCAaaagcctccagagaacaaaaaccaaaacactgatTTCCATGGAGCCCAGCCCCTGGATAGGGGACAGGACAAATCCGCCCAAGCAAGATTGACCACAAAACAATgtggcaggtccctcccccagaagacaagctgaaagaacaagaggacaacaacTGCAGGTcctcataaaactgtaaaaacccAGCACCAGGGGAAAACAGTTTATTAAGCTCCTGGTGTTGCTGCAGGGCCTGtgtatttcttagatacaacttttctctctttctctctctttttaaaattctttctcatttttcttctgtttttttggtttaCCTAGTTATcatttcaactagatgtttaatataACATATTTCATAGTAAATTTTTAACCCAAATCTTTCACACATGTactttatatagatagatagatagatagatagatagatatagatataaccTTCAATGTAATGCAAAACTCCCTTAATTTCCCTGTATATCTGGGAAGTAGAGTTCTctaacaaaaagaacaagaaggaagaactgaaataacttTCCTCACCCATATCAAGGGATTATAGCCACCTTCCCATACGCCCCCCTCCTTTTTATTTAggattcctttttgtttgtttccaggaagaactgaaatacccTTCCTCGTCCACATCAAGGTATTATAGCCACCTTCCCATAagcccccccctttttattttggattactttttatttgtttttgtgggttttttgggtcagtcttttttttgtttgtgtttgtactttataaatcttactcttAGGTTGCAtttagctgttttttgtttttgttttgtttgggttttttttttagtttgtttgtttgtttgtttgtttgtttttggtggtgacttccaattgctctCAATCttcccagggtgcaccttgcctgaaTTGTGGTTGATAGTTTTGGCTGTACAACCCCTCAAGCACAACTCGACAGACTGACTAGGAAGAGGAAATCTCAACCAAAAAAAGACCCAGAGACAGAGGCCTCTCCCACAGATCTaatagatatggatataagcaagatgtcagaagtAGGCTTCAGGGTAGTAGGTATGAAGACTGTAGTCAGGCTGGAGAAAATTATTAATGGCAACACGGATTCCCTAAGGGCAGAtatgagagctgatctggcagaactcaaaaatgctatcagtgagatccaatctaatccagatactctaacagctagggtaaacaggcagaagaatgaattaatgatctaaaagacaaactgatagaaaagaaggaacaggaggaagcctttaacaaaaacttaaaatccgtgaaaacagaattagagaaataaatgatgctatgaaACTTTCCAATGTCAGCATTATTGGGAACCCTgagagggtggagagagggagagaggactagaagatatatttgagcaaattgtagccaagaacttccttaatctgggggaaggaaacaagcatcccTATCCTataggcagagaggacccctcccaagatcaaggagaCCAGACCAATGCCCTGGCATGTTTATAgtaaaacttgcaaatcttagaaACAAGAAAACCATTTTAAGGACAATTAGGTGGAAgaaattccttatgtacagaggaaggaacATCAGAATGAGGTCAAATCTATCCATAGGGACCTGACAAGCCAGGAAGgtctggcaagacatattcagtgtactaaataagaaaaccatgcagccaagaattctttatctggcaaggctgtcattcagaaatgATGGAgtgataaagagcttccaggactggcagagactaaaagaatatgtgaccactaagccagccctGAGAGAAATATTGGAGGGGGGGaattctataaaaggagaaagaccccagagtgatatagaaaagaaatatacaatatatagacaatatatagaaacaagAACTTCATAAGCAACatggtgaaaataaaatcttatctttcaataatcactctcaaggtgaatggcctaaatgctccaataaaatggcacagggttgcagattggataaaatgacaagacccatccatatgttgtctacaagagacccatttgggaTCTAAGGAtacatgcagactgaaagtgaagggatggagaagcaactttcatgccaatggacctcaaaggaaagctggggtagcaattatcatatcagacaaattagattttaagctaaagactgtcaTTAGATATACATaaggacactatataattcttaaagggtctgtccaacaagaagatctaacaattgtaaatatctatgacaCCAACAGGGAAGcaaccaactacataagacaactgttagccaaaataaagagatatattgataataatatgttAACTGTAAGAGACCTCAACACCCCTCTCTCAGCAATAGGTAGataatctaagcagaaaatcaacaaagaagagctttgaatgacacactggaccagatggaattcatagatatatacagaacattccacactAAAACAGAATGGTCACTCTGTTTTtgaacagaatactcattctgtTCTCAGATGCACATGgaaatttctccagaatagaccacatactggtcACAAATTGGGTCTcagccaataccaaaagattgagattattccctgaatattctcagacTACAGTGCTTTTAAaattggaactcaatcacaagaaaatgtatgggagaaattcaaacacttggaagctaaagaccatcctgctaaagaatgtttgggtcaaccagtaaatcaaagaatttaaaagattcatggaaaccagtgagaataaatacatatctgtccaaaacctatggcatatggcaaaggtggtcctaagggggaaatacatagccttactcaaaaaattagaaaaattccaaatacataAACTAGTTTTACACCTTAAAGATCTgtagaatcaacaacaaattaaacctaacccacatatgagaagagaaataattaagattagagcagagatcagtaaattagaaaccagaaatacagtagaacacatcaatgaaactagaagctggttctttgagagaattaataggatcaataaaccactgtccagacccaaattaataaaattatgaataaaaggggagagatcaggtctaacaccaaagaaataaaaacaattatcgGAAATTATCAACAgatatatgccaataaattaagccatctggaagaaatggatgctttttctggaaaactataaactaccaagacggaaacaggaagaaattgacaacttgaatagaccaaaaccagtaacaagattgaagcagtgaccaaaaatccccccccccaaaaaaaaaaaccccacaagaatCCAGggtctgatggattccctgggaataacaccaaactttcaaagaagaaataatacctattctcctgacgctctttcaaaaaatagaaacagaaggaaaacttccagattctatgaagccagcactaccttgatcccaaaaccaggcaaggggCCATGAGAAAGgacaatttcagaccaatattcctgatgaatatgaatgccaaaattctttttttttttttgaccttcgAACTTTTTATTGGCCTCCTGCTCCCCAAAGTGTACCCTGCTCCCTCAACGCCTCAGAACTTTGGTGTCATTGGTCTCAGAAACGACCTTGCCGTCCACAATCTTGCGGGTAGTGGTTTTCTGGATGGTTTGCATGGAGCTGCTGCTGTCCAGGGCGTCACTGAGATTGAAGTCCTCCCCATCTTCCAGCAGGCGACGGTAGGTAGCGATCTCAGCCTCCAGCTTGACCTTGACATTCAACAGGGCTTCATACTCCTGGGCCTGGCGCTGCCCCTCTGCCCGGGTCTGGGACAGTTCAGACTCCAGGTGCAGCAGAACCCCGTTGAGCTGCTCCATCTGCATGGCGTAGCGGGTTTCAACCTCCCTGAGGCTGTTCTCTAAGCTGGCCTTCAGGTTTCTCATCGAATCCAGGTTGATCTCCAAGGACTGGGCGGTACGTCTCAGCTCCCTGAGGGTCATCTCAGCCTCTCCTATTTCTGAGGTCTGTGTGGTAATCACTGTGGTGCTTTCCTCAATCTGCTGGGACCAGTATTTGTCCAGCTCCTCTCGGTTCTTCCGAGCCAGCTCATCATACTGGGCCCGGATGTCTGCCATGATCTTACTGAGGTCCTGAGACTTGGGGGCATCCAACTCCACAGTCAACCCGGAGTTGGCAATTTGGTTCTGTAGACCCTTTACTTCCTCCTCATGGTTCTTCTTCATAAAGAGCAACTCCTCCTTGAGAGCCTCAATCTCTTTCTCCAGCTGCAGCCTAGTGACATTGGTGTCATCGATGacctttatgtggaaaacccaaaagactccacccccaaattactaaatctcatacagcaattcagtaatgtggcatgatgcaaaatcaatgcacaaaaatcacttGATTTCTTATATAGAAACAATTTAACTGTgggaagagaaattagagaatcgattccatttacagtagcgccaaaaaccataagatatacCTTGGAAAAAACCtaaggtaaaagatctatactctaggaaccacagagcactcatgaaagaaataacgaagacagaaaaaaatggaaaaaacattccatgcttatggattggaagaataaacattattaaaatgtctatgcttcccaaAGAAATCTATGCTTTCAATGCCATaccaatcaaaataccaacagcatttttcaaaatgctggaacaaataatcctaaaatttatatggaaccagaaaagaccccaaatcaccaaggaaatgttgaaaaaaggaaaacaaagctatagtaccacgttgcctgatttcaagctgtatttcaaagctgtgattactaagacagcatggtactggcatcaaaacaaacacaaagaccaatggaacagaacagagtccagaTACGTACCCTCAGCTCTTTGGTCAAATACTCTTCGACAAAGtcggaaaaaatatccaatggaaaaaagacagcctcttcaataaatggtgctggaaaaattggaaagctatagaaagaatgaaactcaaccattcctttccatcatacacaaagataaattctgaaaggatgaaagatctcaatatgagttaggaatccatcaaaaaaacctagagaagaacataggcagtacttttttgacattggccacagcaatttctttcaagatacatctccaaaggcaagggaaagaaaagcaaaaatgaacttttggtacttcatcaagataaaaagcttctgcatagcaaaagaaacagtcaacaaaaaacaaagaggcaccccacagaatgggagaagatctttgtAAATCACACTACaggcaaagggctgatatcaaaaatctataaggaagttctcaaactcaacacccaaaaaaataatcaagtcaaaaaatggacagaagacatgaacaggcagttctcaaaagaagacatacaagtggctaatagacacatgaaaaaatgttcatcgtcattagccatcagggaaattcaaatcaaaaccacattgaaatatcaccgtacaccagttagaatggcaaaaattgacaaggcaagaaataacaaatgttggagaggatgtgaagaaaggggaaccctcttacacttttggtgggaatgcaagttggtacagccactttggaaaacaatgtggaggtggactctgagaaacaaactgagggttttggagaggagagggctggggagtttggtgaacctggtgatgggtaatatggagggcacatattgcatggagcattgggtgtggtgcataaacaatgaattttggaacactgaaaagaaattaaattaaattaaattaaaattaaaatagagctaccctatgacccagcaattgcactactaggtatttaccccaaagatacaggtgtaatgaaaaaaagggccacatgcactccaatgtttatagcagcaatagccacaataACTAAACTGTAGCAAGAGCCAAGaggcccttcaacagatggatgaataaagaagatgtggtccatatacacaatggaatattactcagtcatcagaagggatgaatacccaacttttgcatcaatatgaatgggattggaggagattatgctaagtgaaataagtcaagcagagaaggtcgattaccatatggtttcacttatttgtggaacataaggaatagcatggagaatgttaggagaaggaagggaaaaatgaaggagggagaacaggacagggagatgaaccatgagggactatggactctgggaaacaaactgagggttttagaagggaggggaatgggggcatgggtgagccggggggatgggtgagtctgacaatgggtattaaggaggcatggattgcatggagcactgtgtgctATATGCAAACAATTGATCATGGaatattacatcaaaaactaatgacatactgtacagtgactaacataacataataaaaaataaattaattaaaacaattttttaaatgataaaaatgtctAGCACCTAGTGTGAAATGTCCTATGCCAACTGGCTTTTCTATATGATCCTCAGTGATCATTTGCTTCATGTTtgcattttaagattctttagaCTGAATGACTTTAACATCTATGCATGCATTTCATAAGGttcaagaaattatttcaaaaatgttacatACATGCTGAATGTAAGCATTTCTGAGGCAGATATTTCCAGAACTTTCAAAAGATTCTCAGGGGCATTTATGACCTTGCAAAAAGTTTGAGTAATTgccatggattttattttttttttagactttgtaTTCATTAAGGTAAAGCTAAGTGCTTTATCAAGTAGTGTCCACAAGGGATTGCTTATTGTCCATGTAACAGTATGGGACAAATGAGCAGATTGTCCGGGAAGACTTTAAGCCACCATCCTAAAGTACAAGTTGATGGAAGCTTTGCCATCTTCAACACATGTCTTCCAGTGTTTCCCTATACCTTATCTCTAGTTCAATCAGGCATCATGAGAACAAATAAGGAAGACTGCATGTGGAAGATCCTAAACCAAGGTCTGTCAGTGGTATATGTATTGTCATATATTATGGTCCAGAACTTAGTTATATGTCATATGAGTTTTGGAAACCTAACTCCTAATCTAACTTGAGCAACTGTATTTATGCTTTCCTTCACTTTTACATTTAGATGGTTCATCCAATTTAATCAACTTTATGGAATCAATTCACTGTATTCTCTACAATAAAAGACCCATTGACCTTGGTGAATGTTTCCTTTGTCAGACTTTGTCAAGTTATATTGACATGTTTCAATTCCTAATCTATACACTCAATCTCACCTGCTCACAGTCATTGAGactcctaaaatatataaatcaccTCAACTTGTTCTACTTAACTCAAAACTTGGTTAATATCACATCTACTCCTATATAGTAATAGTCACAGCTCCCactaaattttaactttaaatactCTGAAATAAATTATCAGTGATTGGGTTATTATGAACCCAAGTCAATGAACTGT is from Mustela lutreola isolate mMusLut2 chromosome 7, mMusLut2.pri, whole genome shotgun sequence and encodes:
- the LOC131837257 gene encoding keratin, type I cytoskeletal 18-like → MAGETGRRLHPWSDSKSSRELLPQDSITFDAAPELCWKQAASLGTAIEAASHHPRDWAMILGCYGGKALPFHGLACQQQKPRATRSSPLPPCYCPNFVGEYVVIDDTNVTRLQLEKEIEALKEELLFMKKNHEEEVKGLQNQIANSGLTVELDAPKSQDLSKIMADIRAQYDELARKNREELDKYWSQQIEESTTVITTQTSEIGEAEMTLRELRRTAQSLEINLDSMRNLKASLENSLREVETRYAMQMEQLNGVLLHLESELSQTRAEGQRQAQEYEALLNVKVKLEAEIATYRRLLEDGEDFNLSDALDSSSSMQTIQKTTTRKIVDGKVVSETNDTKVLRR